One Gammaproteobacteria bacterium genomic window, GAAGAGCCGGATTTAACAGAGTTAGAAGATGTTTTTACCGTTTTGGGAACCAGCAAGTCTTCATCAACACAAATTATCAATAACAGTTATTCAACACAAACCAGTTGGCAAATTTCATTGATGCCAAATGGTGTGGGTGAAAATACCATTCCGCCAATTAAAGTAGGTAGTCAGCAAACCAAACCCATTCAAATTTCGGTGACAAAATCAGACCCGAATGCTAAAGCAAACGGAGATGTTTTTATTGAGGCAGAGACAGATAAAACCGAAGCCTTTGTTAAAGAACAAATTATTTTAACAGTGAGACTTTTCTATGGAATTGCATTGAGTGAAGGAAGTCTGTCTGATCCGATTGCTAGTGATACCATAATTACACAGCTTGATAAAGGAGCTAATTATCGAACAGTCAGAGACGGACGAGCTTATGAAGTGGTTGAACGACGATATGCAATGTTTGCTGAAAAAAGCGGAAAACTGGAACTGAATCCAATCATTTTTAATGGCCGTGATAATTCATCCCGAAGAAGTTTTAGCATGTTTGCGACAGGAAAACCGGTTCGAGCAGTTTCCAAACCTGTAGAAATTGAAATTAAACCGATACCACAAACTTCTATTGGCAAGGATTGGCTACCGGCATCCAATGTTCAGATTTCACAGGAATGGTCCTCGCAACCTTACAAAGTGGGTGAGCCAATCACACGAACAATTACTCTTTATGTTGAAGGTCTGAACGAGACACAAATCCCTGAAATTGACCTTGGCGAAATTGACGGAATCAGGGTTTATCCCGAACAACCATTATCTCAAACCGAAAAAGAAACAGAAAACCTGAAAAGTTGGAAACAAGTCAAGCTGGCAATGATCCCAACACAATCCGGGAAAATCCGAATTCCTGAATTTCAATTGGAATGGTTCAATACTAATACAGGGCAAGTTGAGTTTGCAAAATTACCACCTGTTACGTTAGATGTTGAAGCCGGTGATTTTGCTTTGGAAAAACCACCTATTGG contains:
- a CDS encoding BatD family protein, whose translation is MKNLLLIGLLLISFNSFAEVTASVDRNRIIIGETLTLTISVDENSNEEPDLTELEDVFTVLGTSKSSSTQIINNSYSTQTSWQISLMPNGVGENTIPPIKVGSQQTKPIQISVTKSDPNAKANGDVFIEAETDKTEAFVKEQIILTVRLFYGIALSEGSLSDPIASDTIITQLDKGANYRTVRDGRAYEVVERRYAMFAEKSGKLELNPIIFNGRDNSSRRSFSMFATGKPVRAVSKPVEIEIKPIPQTSIGKDWLPASNVQISQEWSSQPYKVGEPITRTITLYVEGLNETQIPEIDLGEIDGIRVYPEQPLSQTEKETENLKSWKQVKLAMIPTQSGKIRIPEFQLEWFNTNTGQVEFAKLPPVTLDVEAGDFALEKPPIGNLFETKPTESVSSASEKGVSRDETPLTEVKVVEKESWFWKLIALISVLLWLVTLAILLSSRKKKRVSDSSDKAKKSISKQDIINSINNKDLSGLQESLIHWWNQQYPENQVNNLSAITPLVTDEMQSLIENLELQLYSSSTQLTEFDTGSWLKQVKGKGLTIHNFNQINPKNELPELYS